Below is a window of Diaminobutyricibacter sp. McL0608 DNA.
TGCCGATCGTCGGTGAACGGTGTGACTCCGGGCATCGGGAAGTACTCGGCGACCTGGAACGGCACCGGACTCGCCGGAAGCTGCGGAAACGCCATCGGTCCGAGGTCTTTCTCGAGGTGACGGAACAGCGCCTCGCGCAGCGTCTCCCCGTACATCACCCGACCCGAAACGAGGGTTCGGGTGATCTCGCCCACCGCGTTCGCACGCAGGAGCACGCCGACCTCGATTACCTGGCCGATTCCATCCACCCGCACCGGCACCGCCTCGACGTAGAGCAGAGGCAGCCGCCGACGGATCTGCTCGAGTTCGATGTCGGACAGCCATGCCGGCCCGCCCGACGGATCATCGGGCAACGGCTCTGGAGTCGGATCCGGGGTTCTGACGCTCATGACATGATCCTACGGACCCCTCCATCCGCCGGACGCGCGGCGACGCTTTCTGTGGACACGAATTTCGGTCCAGCGGATGTGGAGGGAATTTCCACCGTTCTCGCGAGAAGATGATGGTTCGTCATACAGGAGGAACCCGTGCCCACATCGCCGCCCGCCCTCACGATCGATCGCGAGGCCGTGCTCTGGTCCGCCTCCGAGCGCGATCGCGTCGACCGGCCGCTGCTGATGCTCCTGCACGGCTACGGCTCGGACGAGGCCGACCTCTTCGGCATCTCGGCCTACCTCCCTCTCGAACCGGTCATCGCATCCGTTCGCGCGCCGATCCCCGAGGGACCCGGATTCGCGTGGTTCTCCCGGTTCTCCAACTCCGAGTCCAACCCCTCGCAGGCCAACGCCAACGCCGCCGCAACTGCTGTGCTGGACTGGCTCGACGACCAGCCCGCCCCGCCATCGATCGGTCTCCTCGGGTTCTCCCAGGGCGGCGCGCTCGCGCTCCAGCTCATGCGCCTCGCACCGGAGCGGTTCAGCTACGCCGTGCAGCTGTCCGGGTTCGCGATCGCCGGGGAACTGCCAGGGGATGTGCACCTCGCCATGCACCGGCCGCCCGTCTTCTGGGGTCGGGGCAGCATCGACGACTCGATCCCGTCGGCGGCCATCGACCGCACGACGGACTGGCTGCCGTCGCATTCCACCCTCGATTCCCGTGTGTACGAAGGACTGAACCACGCCATCTCGCCGCGCGAACTCACCGACGTCTCCGGGTTCATCCGTCACGTCCTCTAGATCCGTCTCGGTCGCTCCGAGCATCCGCCCACCACACTGTCGGTCGTGTGCGTAAGGATGGACGGATGAGCAACGTGCTCGACCGGTTCTCCCCCGCCACGCGCGAGTGGTTCAGCGGGGCGTTTCCTGAGCCCACGACCGCGCAGTCCGGGGCCTGGGATGCGATCAGCCGCGGCTCGCACGCGCTCGTCGTCGCGCCCACCGGATCAGGCAAGACCCTGGCCGCGTTCCTGTGGGCGATCGACCGGCTCGCCGCGGAGGATCGCGACCACGAACGCCCTGCAGGCACCCGCGTCCTCTACATCTCTCCGCTGAAGGCGCTCGGCGTCGACGTCGAGCGCAACCTCCGCGCGCCGCTCGTCGGCATCACCCAGACTGCGAAAAGGCTCGGGGCGGAGCCTCCGCACGTGAGCGTCGGCGTCCGCTCGGGCGACACCACATCGAGTGATCGTCGGGCGCTGGTGACGAATCCGCCCGACATCCTCATCACGACACCCGAGTCGCTGTTCCTGATGCTCACCTCGGCCGCCCGCGAGACGCTCGCATCCGTGGAGACGGTCATCGTCGACGAAGTGCATGCCGTCGCCGCCACCAAGCGCGGGGCGCACCTCGCACTCTCCCTCGAACGTCTCGACGCCATGCTGGCGAAGCCGGCGCAACGGATCGGTCTCTCTGCGACAGTGCGTCCCGCCGACGAGGTGGCCCGCTTCCTCGGTGGTCGCGCGCCCGTCGAGATCGTGTCGCCGGCATCGGGCAAGCGATTCGACCTTCGCGTCGTCGTTCCCGTCGCCGACATGAGCGAACTGGGCACGAGCACGTGGAACGACGAAGGGGATACGCGCGCCCCGCAGACCGGGTCGATCTGGCCGCACGTCGAAGAGGCCATCGTCGATCGTGTGCTCGAGCACCGCTCGTCGATTGTGTTCGCCAACTCGCGCAGGCTGGCCGAACGGCTGACCGCACGACTGAACGAGATCTACGAGGAGCGGCTGCTCGGCGGCGCTCCCGACCTCGTACCGTCGGGCGGCGCGGTGCCGGGAGCGGGCAGTGCCGGCGGTGCTCGGGTGCCTGCAGAGCTGATGGGCGCATCCGGGCAGACGAAAGGTTCGGCGCTCGCCGGCGCGGACCCGGACTCGCTCGTGCTGGCACGCGCCCACCACGGTTCGGTGAGCAAAGAGCAGCGAGCCATCATCGAGGACGACCTCAAGTCCGGCCGCCTGCGCTGCGTCGTGGCGACATCGAGCCTCGAGCTCGGCATCGACATGGGAGCCGTCGACCTGGTCGTCCAGGTCGAGTCGCCGCCCTCGGTGGCGAGCGGACTCCAGCGGGTCGGGCGTGCCGGCCACCAGGTGGGCGAGGTGTCGCGGGGCATCCTGTTCCCGAAGCACCGGGCCGACCTCATCCATTCGGCTGTCGCCGCGGAACGGATGATCTCGGGGCTGATCGAAGCTCTGCGCGTCCCGACAAACCCGCTCGACATCCTCGCGCAGCAGACCGTCGCGGCCGTCGCTCTCGAACCCATCGATGTCGACGAGTGGTTCGACACCGTGCGGCGCAGTGCCCCGTTCGCAACGCTCCCCCGGAGCGCATACGACGCGACACTCGACCTGCTCGCCGGTCGCTACCCGTCCGACGAATTCGCCGAACTGCGTCCACGCATCATCTGGGACCGCGACTCGGGGGCCCTGACCGGGCGACCCGGTGCCCAGCGCCTGGCCGTGACCAGCGGAGGGACCATTCCCGACCGCGGACTCTTCGGCGTCTACATGGTCGGCGAGAAAGCCAGCAGGGTCGGCGAACTCGACGAGGAGATGGTCTACGAGTCGCGGGTCGGCGATGTCTTCGCGCTCGGCTCGACCAGCTGGCGCATCCAGGAGATCACGCACGACCGGGTTCTCGTCACACCCGCCTTCGGCGAACCGGGCAGGCTGCCGTTCTGGAAGGGCGACGGTCTGGGGAGGCCCGCCGAGCTCGGGCGGGCGGTCGGAGCATTCGTGCGGGAGGTGAGCGGAGCATCCGAGACCGATGCCGAGCTGCGCTGCGTCGAAGCCGGACTCGACCAGTGGGCGACCAGCAACCTTCTGTCGTTCCTGAAAGAGCAGCGCACCGCGACCGGACACGTCCCGACCGACCGGACGCTCGTCGTCGAGCGGTTCCGCGACGAGCTCGGGGACTGGCGGGTCGTGATGCATTCCCCGTACGGCATGCAGGTGCACGCTCCCTGGGCCCTGGCCGTCGGGGCGCGAGTCCGTGAACGCTTCGGCATCGAAGGGGCCTGCATGGCGGCCGACGACGGAATCATCGTGCGCATCCCCGACACCGAATCCCAGCCGCCCGGTGCCGAACTGTTCGTCTTCGACCCCGCAGAGCTCGACGAGCTCGTGACGACCGAGGTCGGTGGATCGGCGCTATTCGCCGCGCGTTTCCGCGAATGCGCTGCGCGAGCCCTGCTGCTGCCGAAATACAATCCGGGCAAGCGTTCACCGCTCTGGCAGCAACGTCAGAAGGCGTCGCAGCTCCTCGATGTCGCACGCAAGTATCCGACGTTCCCGATCATCCTCGAGACCGTGCGCGAATGCCTGCAGGATGTCTACGACCTGCTTGCGCTCGATGCCCTGGCGAGGCAGCTGGGCGAGCGCACCGTTCGTATCGTCGAGACCACGACCGAATCCGCATCCCCGTTCGCTCGGGCGCTCCTGTTCGGCTACGTCGCCGCCTTCATGTACGAAGGCGACAGCCCGCTCGCCGAGCGTCGCGCGGCCGCTCTGTCACTGGATGCCGGACTCCTCGCCGAGCTTCTGGGCCGTGCGGAGCTTCGTGAACTGCTGGATCCCGCCGTCATCGAACGCGTCGAACGGGAGGTGCAGCGTCTCGCACCCGACCGTCGTGCACGTGGGCTCGAGGGCGCGGCAGACCTCATCCGGATGCTCGGGCCTCTGACCGTCGACGAAGCCGGCGCCCGTCTGGAAGGCGAAGGCGACGACCCGGCGGGTCCGGAGGTCGCGCTCGGCTGGCTCACCGAGCTGGTCGACGCGAAACGCGCTCTCACAGTCGGGATCGCCGGCTCGGAACGATTCGTCGCCATCGAGGATGCGAGCCG
It encodes the following:
- a CDS encoding NUDIX hydrolase family protein, which translates into the protein MSVRTPDPTPEPLPDDPSGGPAWLSDIELEQIRRRLPLLYVEAVPVRVDGIGQVIEVGVLLRANAVGEITRTLVSGRVMYGETLREALFRHLEKDLGPMAFPQLPASPVPFQVAEYFPMPGVTPFTDDRQHAVSLAYVVPVTGTCEPRQDALELTWMTPEEAASVTVSEEMEGGRGTLIRAALASVGRLP
- a CDS encoding alpha/beta hydrolase; the encoded protein is MPTSPPALTIDREAVLWSASERDRVDRPLLMLLHGYGSDEADLFGISAYLPLEPVIASVRAPIPEGPGFAWFSRFSNSESNPSQANANAAATAVLDWLDDQPAPPSIGLLGFSQGGALALQLMRLAPERFSYAVQLSGFAIAGELPGDVHLAMHRPPVFWGRGSIDDSIPSAAIDRTTDWLPSHSTLDSRVYEGLNHAISPRELTDVSGFIRHVL
- a CDS encoding ATP-dependent helicase, whose product is MSNVLDRFSPATREWFSGAFPEPTTAQSGAWDAISRGSHALVVAPTGSGKTLAAFLWAIDRLAAEDRDHERPAGTRVLYISPLKALGVDVERNLRAPLVGITQTAKRLGAEPPHVSVGVRSGDTTSSDRRALVTNPPDILITTPESLFLMLTSAARETLASVETVIVDEVHAVAATKRGAHLALSLERLDAMLAKPAQRIGLSATVRPADEVARFLGGRAPVEIVSPASGKRFDLRVVVPVADMSELGTSTWNDEGDTRAPQTGSIWPHVEEAIVDRVLEHRSSIVFANSRRLAERLTARLNEIYEERLLGGAPDLVPSGGAVPGAGSAGGARVPAELMGASGQTKGSALAGADPDSLVLARAHHGSVSKEQRAIIEDDLKSGRLRCVVATSSLELGIDMGAVDLVVQVESPPSVASGLQRVGRAGHQVGEVSRGILFPKHRADLIHSAVAAERMISGLIEALRVPTNPLDILAQQTVAAVALEPIDVDEWFDTVRRSAPFATLPRSAYDATLDLLAGRYPSDEFAELRPRIIWDRDSGALTGRPGAQRLAVTSGGTIPDRGLFGVYMVGEKASRVGELDEEMVYESRVGDVFALGSTSWRIQEITHDRVLVTPAFGEPGRLPFWKGDGLGRPAELGRAVGAFVREVSGASETDAELRCVEAGLDQWATSNLLSFLKEQRTATGHVPTDRTLVVERFRDELGDWRVVMHSPYGMQVHAPWALAVGARVRERFGIEGACMAADDGIIVRIPDTESQPPGAELFVFDPAELDELVTTEVGGSALFAARFRECAARALLLPKYNPGKRSPLWQQRQKASQLLDVARKYPTFPIILETVRECLQDVYDLLALDALARQLGERTVRIVETTTESASPFARALLFGYVAAFMYEGDSPLAERRAAALSLDAGLLAELLGRAELRELLDPAVIERVEREVQRLAPDRRARGLEGAADLIRMLGPLTVDEAGARLEGEGDDPAGPEVALGWLTELVDAKRALTVGIAGSERFVAIEDASRLRDALGVPLPIGVPIAFIEPVEDPLGDLVSRYARTHGPFTTADVAAHLGLGSAIVHDALRRLAHDRRVVEGEFRPHAFGSEWCDAEILRRLRRLSLAALRHEVEPVEPQTFARFLPDWQHVGGVLRGVDAVASVIEQLAGARIPASAWESLILPSRVSDYSPAMLDELTATGEVVWAGGGSLPGNDGWVSLHLAEAAPVTLSLPIDYEPDVLQRDILNALGRGGGFFFRQLSDAINSDRVGRGHGASAGPGESGTSGESVESLGSIESVDDGTLVTAIWDLVWAGLLTNDTLAPLRTLTGGSGAHKRPKAAPRSRLYRGRSMGRSALVTRVGPPIAGGRWSVLPLPDEDATLRAHALAETLLDRYGVVTRGSVMNEGAPGGFALAYKVLSGFEESGRARRGYFVETLGAAQFATGATVDRLRSFTLDHTQEPSRNAVALAATDPANPYGAALPWPTTPEDAGTGHRPGRKAGALVVLVDGALTLYVERGGKSLLSFSDDSRVLDVTARALATLITRGRVDKLAIETVNGGFVLGTPLGDALAAAGFLATPRGLRLRS